The genomic segment TTTAATGCATGATGCACGTCAACGTTTTTGGTCGCTTTAATATATTCCAACCACTGGATGGACGGTGTAGAATAAGCTTTGTACTGATTAAGATAGGCGTTTTTATGCGTCAGGGCTATTGTGTCTTTggttaaaaaaagtgttttaaacacCTTCATAGCGCACCCCGCGAGCGTTACACAACCGAAGGGGTCCACGTTTGTACACGCTATAAACTCGTTTCTGTATTTCATACACCCGTCATGTAACAAAACAACGTCGTTCTTGCAATACATCGCCAGTTGTGTTTTGAAATTAAACACCTGTCCTGCTACACTCTCGTACCACCTATCAAATTTGACCTGATCAGGTTCGGACATTGTGTTGTATCCATAATCTTCTTTAGATGGATACGGTCCGACGTAATTTGCATTTTGCAAACGATTAAAATGATGGGGAAAGAATCCTTTTTCATCGGTGTTTAGGTTTAAAGCGGAGGGCATTTTTGACAATTTCATAGGTAAGAAACTGTAACTGTCTATGTATCGCTGTTTAAATACATGATCGTACATATATACGAGTCTACATCCTTGGAGTATAATTTTTGGTGCCAAACCCTGACTTGTGAAATATTCGAGCAATATATAAGAGTCAAAACCTGAAGCATTGTGTGCTATAAATGTAAAGTCTGTAAATTTTGGACATCTGAAATGTTTGACCATTTTGTCTACGCAATCAACCCCCTCGGCTGTAAACTCTTCACCGTCTTGCGAAATGGCACACACGTAATTTGCAGTATGTCTTGAATCTTCGTACATCGTCTCAAAATcgaaataaacatatttttcactATGCACGTCAGGTTTTGCGGGTTGAATATAACAGCCGTGATGTCCTTCATCTACCAGTATGTCGTTGCAATGCGGACATTTGGACGGGGCGCACTTGTGCAGTGATAGTTTATCATCCGTCCATTTCGCTCTATACTGTCTGCAACATCTCCCGCAGAATTTTACGAGATCGCAGCGCGACCTCACCCCTTCACTTTGCGGCTGTTTATGCATTTCATAACAGAAGTCAGATCTGCAATATCTAGCGCAGTCCTCACATTGCAGCCATTTCTTAGGATGTGTGGTGCACTGAGGTGTATTACACACGTTGCATGTAATAATGTAAACTACGATCGTTAAAGCCTTGATAGCAGTACTCGCAAACGTAGCTGTACCCTAAGAAACCCTTCAGATTTTTTATCACATAGTAATGTTCATCATGCAGATATAAATGTACGGTGTTCGGGTGTGTTTCATCCGTATTTTTATACACTTCCAATTTACCTGAACACGTTCTGTGAAAGATGACTATTTTCAGGTCTAGGGCTGTTTCTAATTTAGAAACGTCGTGAAATGCAATTTTATCTTGCGGTTTATAACCCTGTTCTGCGTGTATGTCGCTGGCTATTCTGACCAATTCCTGATCGGGACAATGAGGGTTTAAAAAATGTGCCAGGCATATGCTGAAGCACATATTGTCTGTTATATTTTTTGCGACGAAAAGATTCATCTTATTTTTTTGGATTATCATATTGTGGGCTAGGTCGGTTAGCTTTCTACGCCCTCCACCTTGCCTATTCCGTACCACAGACACGCGTAACTGTAAAGCAGAATCGACCCCCACATCCGCGTTGCTTTGAACCGTACGTTCGATTTGATCGATAAACGTATTAATGTCATGATTATTATTTGGCGTTAGAACCGCGTTAATGTCTGTTGGGAGACTCTCGCCTTGCAGCGACACATTCATAAAACCGGATTCGCCTGCCAACAAACGTGAAAAATCTACGatctcattcaaaatatcttgcaAAAAGATATTATACGCTGCATAATCGTCTGCTACAATTTCGCGGAAATTTAAAGTTCTGCGAATTTCTAAACCGTTAAATCTCGATCTTGGGGTAATTGTAAAATCGCTCACACGACCACCTTCATTTATTAGTCTATCTATAAAATTTTGGCTGAGACCCATGTTTGGTGCTGAAGGTTCGTAGCTTGAGGCATCATCGTTAGACGACCCCATACCAATCTGATCATCATTTATAGTTACATTCAGCCATTCATACTGTTCATCTACCAGTTCGTGCAATCTTTCGGTCATGTTAAGCGAATCTGGTTGTAACATCTGtaattgattattaataagatcGCGTAACAGATCAGCGTTATTTTGAGAATCGTGTCTAGGTCTTAATGATCTCTGAACATCTTCTGGTACACGGTCATGCAAATCGTCGTGACATCTTTTACCACTCattttgaaaatttattttgaaaatcagaaatacaaaatagttCAACCTTAAAGACAAACGGATGTAGCGCCTTGAAAACACCACAACGGTTCACAACGTAACGTGTCCAgatataacaaaaacaaacacttacGGTATAAATTGAACCAGAAACTAATAGGAGATACAATCGACGATGAGAAGTTACATATCAACACGTATATGATTTACTAATAACATGAATAATCAATAATACACGGTTGTCAATGATAAACATTAATAACAGTatgaaaaaaattcaatataGGTAACATACAAAATAATGTAAGGAAAATAAGGAAAGGAAAAATAAGGAAAATaatgtaaggaaaaaaaaaaaaaagctattcaATTCATTGTACATTATCTCCTGGATATCATACGTTCATGCAAATCTACCAACATTCTCTGCAGCAGATTCAAACGCTCGGACATCAAAGATAATGCATTTACCGCCAATCTCTGTTCGGTCCGGTTTTCCCGGATTTCCTCCGGTACTCCGATCATACTCTGGCGAAATTGCGTGAATTCGTTATATAACTCTTCGTGACAATTTCTCCAAAACTCCGCTGCGTGTCGTAAGGCTTCGGTGTGTTGTTGTTGACAGGATATGACATTTCTTAAAATCGAAATAACGTCACCTTGCGCGTTAGCTGCAATTTCTTCAACTTGCCGGTAAGTCAACGGTTGTCCGGCCAGATCAAAAAGTCTTTCAAAGTAACGATTAACACGGTTCAACGCTTCGCGATCAAGCCTTCTATTTAAATCGCGATCGCTAAACAGCTCCCGAGGTATTTCATGTAGTAATTCCGCAacctcctccacctcctcctcttcttcttcctcttcttcttcctcaCTCTCCGTATCAGTGAAGGATACCTGATCCCATGCGTGGACCAGCGAATCAGACCAAGCTGTTAGCCCTCGTTGGTCATGAGCTTGTTCTGTAAAAAGAATAACAATAACcactttattaattttattaaataaaagtcgaacataaaacataataatgcgattttctgttttaatacgCACCGTTGTTCTCTGAAGTCCTTAAACGTCTGGCGGACGGCGAGTCGTTCGTTTCCTGTTCGGGCAGCCTCACGCGTTTTACGGCCTGTCCGCAACCATAAATTCGCTGCGTGGGGGGTTCGATTACGTCCGTGCGAGCGTTTGCACGGACGGTAGGCGTGTGAAGTTGTTCATCGGAACACTCCGTGTGGGAGGGGGCGGGCGTTGTGACGTTGGCTGGTTCGTTACGTAACTCGGGTCCCTCCGCAACCCCCCGCTGCACATCCTCTGCAGTTATTATTACAAGATTGTTGTCATCATTATGCCCACCTGTCAAATTTAGTAAATACTGTTTATGAGGGGTCGGTGGTTTTAACAcgttaagaaaaacaaaacaaaactaatgtcAACTTACCGTTAAGGCCATTGTCGTCCTCGCAAACAGTTAGTTGGGCTTCATCaactgaataaaatgataaccgtcattattattaataataacattattaaacCGTATGATAGAAAAAGAGTAAAGACTTACATATCTCTTCAAGGATGTGTTCTAAATCTTCGTCAAACACAAGATTATCGAaagtagctgaaataataacatcatgttaaacaaatattcacgttaaaatatttaaacatctcCTATGAGCAAAACGTACTCACCGTCGTAATTGTCAGCCATCGTTCCGACGTTTGTTGAGGTGTAACAACGGCGTGCGAGAAGTTAGAGTTTTACAGTTAATGAGGATGTTATAACTTGTGCTTTTTAACGCATCACTTTGAGGGGGGGGAGTCTCTTGAAAATGCGTCGTAAATCCGATAACAACCGGCAGGGGGTGACCTAATACCACAAATCTTTAGTAAGGTACATGACGCAACGTTAATTTGTGAAATAGTATGGTCAAATATTACGAAATTCGTGTTTAAACATAATGACTAGTATTCTATAAATATTGCGTTTATTCGTACATACATGCATAAAGGAGcggttttattatttacatttaaacgcAGGTTTCGCATCTGTTTACATAATTTACCTGACGGTATGATGTAGATTTACGccacattatttaaaacagaaactctggatacattttatatttagactCTTACTTATCGCTCCCGGCCACCATATATTTATTCGGATTCTGGCTTTCCTTATTATCatcaaataagaaatgttagtTAGTCGGCTGCATCTTCATCACATTACTTAACACAGCTGGAGATGTTTCACCAACGGGATGAAACATCttttagattttctttttttcttttacaactTAATTGCTACGATGTTAGCATATCCCTAACATGTAGACGCATATTGACCCTTATCTATATGCGTTTGAACATCGCGGGTGATTTTAACAGTCGAAAAGTCAAAGTTCGGGATATCTGTTTATTGACCTCGCGTGATGTGAACCATCTGTTCAAACGACCATTTGAAGTAGGTCTTATGTATTTCTTACAACGGTAAAGTTCACAGGGTTTCTATTTGCATTATATGTATTACGTATAGACCTACATCATAATATGTTTTAAGCGCAACAATGATCAAAGATCATATAAAGAAATAACAAATTATGTGAAACTAAGTAAATTAAACGTCTTTTTCCTACGCGATAGACAGTCTTATTAAAACAATCATCTTTGGAGATCctctatttatttaaactttatcaCCTTCTTTATCTACTTCATTACATCCTGAACATTGGTTTGAAGACGTATTCGAATAGATTAATTCGTTATAAATACTAATTTCTCAACTATACctaaacttttaacttaaccagtTATGTGTCATATAAAAGCTTCAAAAGGGCACACATCCTTTGACCGGACAGTGAACTTTAAGTCTAAACTTTTGACAAAGTTCATACTCGCAGGTGCATATCATAAAATGGTTAACATGTATGTGCTTTGATCAATGAACAGATACGCCAAAGTTTATGATGCCAGACCCCCTCAAAAACTCTttagattgcaaatgagttgcgtctccagaaacacctttagatgttttacagcaACTCTCTTGATCTGATACGGACGCGTCAGTAATTATACGTCCAGACACGCTGTGTCATTCTCATTTCGTAGCACTGCGTGAGACTAAATATTTACAATTCGTGCgataatgtaaaaagtttaggcGTCTCATTATGGCTGAAAACTCCAAAGACGTCcgaaacatttgctttcattccggTTTCCGTTCACATACGTGCGTATGCGTTTGAACCGTTATAGCaggctagaaagtttaaagattgacaaaaatcaaagagtaaataaaggtattactaaattaagtgcgaataactaaactaaagtaaataaaataaaataagcaacatTTCCCTGGTAGGTAGGCctgctgtttgtttaaaaggtaaaaactagactaacctaattttaaaatgaaaagctttaggatgagtgccgaattgtttcattaattaagaaatgctaaagatttattaaaaataacgtttgttctaatgttaaaacattactttaattcttttaaatctttgcatCGGTCTCTCCTTACGCTGCTAGGGGGGTGGCGGAAGGCGTGGTCTGGACTCAGCGGCGTAAACTCATTCTGAGTTTTGACGCGCTAGTGTGCGGTTATCTGCCGGAGGCTGCCTAAGATAGtctgcactttttctttttttacatcgcagttattttttctctttcttttatttcctaacttgtaacaagattttgactttttacttaacgttcgcttctgattttttgttttgttttgttttttgttttagaatacgggtaagataagtcagatctatttgctgtaacttgtgagaaaagctaccttttaatctgtaatgatagaacgttgtaaacgttcgcttctgatgcttttttgttttgttttagaagacgggtaagatgagtcaactctatattatttaactttgtaatgttatgctattgttttaactaaggtgtccgatgctttgtttgttttaaataaacaaacacgtacacttctacttctttttatttaacttaaaacgtttttaaactagttagagttcgttacaacaacactagcaagtcgttgctcattttacgtatgttttttgttgatatgtgtgcgtgaaaaactctaataaaaacttccctttgtcccgtttaacacagtttcacaatttaaagtttaaacacataatagtcttcaatggcccacacaaaaacacgcttcccaaaacattcataaataccttagaatcactggacagtaaaaacagatgctcatttagatgggtgggggcatggacaaacaggtgtccagtttgggtgggagggaggggtggggggtcttatctttatgagaggtaataaatcaaattttttgacattaggTGCCCTGTGATCTCTCTATTATGCTTTTTCGGCTAATGGTTGCAGGCTTGCCTTCTAGTGGTTTTGGTGTCCCGTCTCTGGCCACTGTTAACGTCCTGTTTACAAACTTCGTAATATTTCCACATATTTCCAGGTTTGAAGCTTTTTGAGAGGCAAAGTGAAGTGGGGAGGGGTAAAGCGATCTTTATATAGGCggagcaaaaaaataaaaaaataaaaaaataaataataaacatccTGTCGGCCCCTTAAGTGCATCGGCCCTCCGGGAAAATGCCCAGCATGCCTGATTACCAATCTAGCCCTGCTGTCTACTACTGTCCTGCTGATTTAATGATGGAGTTGTGTTGTGTCtgtcagatgtgtgtgtgtggtgtggcTGCCGTGCTATGCTGTTCTTATCATTATGTTCTTACAGTTTTTTTGGATTGCTTAAGCACGATTTTCAAAACAGGGCCCGTGTTTTCAAAACACTACAcacaattagcacaaccacACACCCAATTAGCAAAACACTACAGATCCTTTGCATAATTAAACACTCTTGTAAAAACTATACACTTCTGTTTAAAAACCACACTTTGTTACTGTTATGACCTTCAGTCATTTGTCTGTTGTTTCTTTGCTGCcctcttgtgttttttttgtgtatgtctATATTTGTTTTCAGGAAGGCGGTTCTTGGAGTTAATTGGATGGAGGTGGCGATTGGTTCTTATCCTTGACTGACTTGGATAAAGGATTCCCCTAAAATGCTGATCGAGGCCTCTTGTGCCATAGTACTTCTCGTTGTATCGTAGTGCCGCGcagttgtgtgtgtttctgcgcCGTTGTTATTTGTTACTTCTGATTGTGAATGGTTAACTGATAACTTATAGATAGCTTTTGAAATAGGTTATAAGAATTTGTGATAAGGGACGAAGGGGGATAGACgccattttatttctgtataaatgtctttattatattgtttttgggAAAGGGAGTTAGGTAAgttgtaattgtattttatttttctttcatttcgaTTTAGGGAAGATAGAGGTTTaataagttatttttgtttgttattttggccttgtCTTCCCCTGATGCTAAACCcttactttttcaaaataaaagcttgttaATCATTGTTCTCTCTGGCATAAGACTCTCCTTTCCCTTTCTGATGCGACCGACCCCTAGACGGTCGTAACAGAAATTGGGGGCTCGTcttaaaaactgaaatttatACTTcctcttttattcttttaattctCTTTTAAAGAGAATTTGTGAACTTGttagaaaaaaaggaaaaaaatcaatgaaatcGGAAGCTTGTGTTTGTTGCCGTGTTATTGCATTTTAGAAAAGACCGATGAAATTTGCTTTGTATATTTTCGTTTGGCTAGTGGTTTTCAATTTAAGGGGGAGGGAATTCGAAATGTCTTCGAAATTTGAGTTGGAAAAATTTGCAATTCAACCTTCTGTTGAACAATTGGACATTTGTCGTAAGGATGATTTATTTTCGATTGCTGAGTTATATCAAATTAAAGTTCTTCGTGGTGCAGTGAGCGAGAACTCAAGGAggtgatttataagcatttggTGGAAAATGGAGTTTTGCCGGAGGTGAGTGAAGCGGGTGTTGCAGATCAGTTGCCAATTTCCGTGGGTGAGGGGGCGGAGTATCCCAAACCCGAGGAGATGGCCGGCATGGATCCCGACGATCTCCTTCTTCAATTGATCCTCGGTTGGCAATCAGACTAAAAGAGCTTGATCTAGAGTTAAGTAAGCAACGATATCAAAGTCAGCTGGTGCATGCACGCACGGTTGAAATAGAATCTCAACGGGCAATCAAGCTCAAGGAGTTGGAGCTCGAGCTCAGGAAGTCACCGGGTAGACATTCAGCTGCTGATGCGCTCGGCGTGAGCATACCAGCGCCGTTACCCATAAATGCTTCCACTCCGAGTCCTATTCCTGCACCTCGACGAAATCCACAAGTAAGTCAACCTGAATTTGATGTTAGTCGACAAATTTCACTCGTACCGCTGTTCAGAGAAAGTGAGGTAGATACTTATTTCACGGTGTTTGAGCGGATTGCTGCTACGTTAAAATGGCCGCGGAATGTTTGGCCGCTGTTGCTGCAATGCAAACTCGTAGGTAAAGCCCAAGAGGTCTGCTCAGCATTAACGCTTGAACAGAGCTTGGATTATGACGTGATGAAAAGTGCTGTATTGCGTGCGTACGAGCTAGTCCCCGAAGCGTACCGACAAAAGTTTCGAAATCTTGTGAAAACCCCTAGCCAAACGTTCGTTGAGTTCGCTAGAGATAAAGCAAATTTGTTTGATAGATGGTGTGCTTCAAACAAGGTAGACACGTTTGAGCAACTTAAGGAGTTAATACTGTTGGAGGAATTTAAGAATTGTCTGTCGGAGAAAATCGTCGTATATTTAAATGAGCAGAAAGTGTCTTCTCTTTCTGAAGCCGCAGTTTTTTCTGATGAATTTGTACTTACGCACAGAGTAGTATTTTCACCTGTAAAGCGTATTGTTCCTAGTCGAGGGTGTCCTTCTAGAGATACTGCTGTAGTACATAAGAGAGTAGTAAGTGTAGACGGTAAGGAAAACCGCGAATGCTTTTATTGTCATGAGGTTGGGCACCTCATTGCAAATTGTCCCACTTTGAAGCGCAAATCAGGTAGAAGGGAAAACCCTTCGAAAAGTGTTGCTTTGATCGAGAGCTCAGTTTTGTTACTTGGGCAAAACGAATCTATAAGTTCGTCGGTTGAGTCAACTTTTGAACCATTTATTTACGATGGTATAGTTTCACTGACTGAAGCCAGTTCTGAGATGAAGCACATTCGCATCCTCCGTGATACTGGCGCCGCCCAATCGTTTATCTTGCAAAGTGCGTTGCCATTTTCTGAAAAGTCTAGTTGTGGTTCCAGTGTGTTAGTTCAAGGGATTGATCTTACGGTAATTAAAGTTCCTTTGCATCAAGTGTTTCTGCGATCGGGAATTATTTCAGGGAGTGTTAAACTGGCACTTCGTGCACAATTACCTGTTAAAGATGTGTCACTCATTCTTGGGAATGATTTGGCAGGTGACACAGTTTTTTGTCTGCCTGAGGTAATAGATACTCCTGTTGCACCTGATGGTGATGTGTTGTGCGAGGAATTTCCTGATGTGTTTGGCACATGTGTTGTTACTCGATCTCAAGCATGTAAATTTAGAGATACCGTAGATCTCTCAGATTCTTTTCTGAGTGTTGACAATTTTAATAGTATAAAGAAAGGTGAGGATACTGTTGACGTGAAGTGTGTGCACTTCCGGTCGATTACCCATTGGTAAACCAATGTTGATTGAAGCTCAGCGTACTGATCAAACCTTAAGTCATTGTATAAAAGCTGCCGTCGAGCTGTCTGATTTGTCCGTGCATCCTGTGGCATACTACTTCGAAGAGGATGTTTTGATGCGTAAGTGGTCTCCACGTCATGCAAAGAGTGACTGGAGTACTGTTTTTCAAGTAATTGTTCCGAAGCCTTACAGACAACATGTACTGAGTGTAGCTCATGATCACGAACTTTCAACCCTTCGAAAAGTGTTGCTTTGATCGAGAGCTCAGTTTTGTTACTTGGGCAAAACGAATCTATAAGTTCGTCGGTTGAGTCAACTTTTGAACCATTTATTTACGATGGTATAGTTTCACTGACTGAAGCCAGTTCTGAGATGAAGCACATTCGCATCCTCCGTGATACTGGCGCCGCCCAATCGTTTATCTTGCAAAGTGCGTTGCCATTTTCTGAAAAGTCTAGTTGTGGTTCCAGTGTGTTAGTTCAAGGGATTGATCTTACGGTAATTAAAGTTCCTTTGCATCAAGTGTTTCTGCGATCGGGAATTATTTCAGGGAGTGTTAAACTGGCACTTCGTGCACAATTACCTGTTAAAGATGTGTCACTCATTCTTGGGAATGATTTGGCAGGTGACACAGTTTTTTGTCTGCCTGAGGTAATAGATACTCCTGTTGCACCTGATGGTGATGTGTTGTGCGAGGAATTTCCTGATGTGTTTGGCACATGTGTTGTTACTCGATCTCAAGCATGTAAATTTAGAGATACCGTAGATCTCTCAGATTCTTTTCTGAGTGTTGACAATTTTAATAGTATAAAGAAAGGTGAGGATACTGTTGACGTAGAAGTGTGTGCATTTCCGAAGGTCGATTTACCCATTGGTAAACCAATGTTGATTGAAGCTCAGCGTACTGATCAAACCTTAAGTCATTGTATAAAAGCTGCCGTCGAGCTGTCTGATTTGTCCGTGCATCCTGTGGCATACTACTTCGAAGAGGATGTTTTGATGCGTAAGTGGTCTCCACGTCATGCAAAGAGTGACTGGAGTACTGTTTTTCAAGTAATTGTTCCGAAGCCTTACAGACAACATGTACTGAGTGTAGCTCATGATCACGAACTTTCAACCCTTCGAAAAGTGTTGCTTTGATCGAGAGCTCAGTTTTGTTACTTGGGCAAAACGAATCTATAAGTTCGTCGGTTGAGTCAACTTTTGAACCATTTATTTACGATGGTATAGTTTCACTGACTGAAGCCAGTTCTGAGATGAAGCACATTCGCATCCTCCGTGATACTGGCGCCGCCCAATCGCTTATCTTGCAAAGTGCGTTGCCATTTTCTGAAAAGTCTAGTTGTGGTTCCAGTGTGTTAGTTCAAGGGATTGATCTTACGGTAATTAAAGTTCCTTTGCATCAAGTGTTTCTGCGATCGGGAATTATTTCAGGGAGTGTTAAACTGGCACTTCGTGCACAATTACCTGTTAAAGATGTGTCACTCATTCTTGGGAATGATTTGGCAGGTGACACAGTTTTTGTCTGCCTGAGGTAATAGATACTCCTGTTGCACCTGATGGTGATGTGTTGTGCGAGGAATTTCCTGATGTGTTTGGCACATGTGTTGTTACTCGATCTCAAGCATGTAAATTTAGAGATACCGTAGATCTCTCAGATTCTTTTCTGAGTGTTGACAATTTTAATAGTATAAAGAAAGGTGAGGATACTGTTGACGTAGAAGTGTGTGCACTTCGGTCGATTACCCATTGGTAAACCAATGTTGATTGAAGCTCAGCGTACTGATCAAACCTTAAGTCATTGTATAAAAGCTGCCGTCGAGCTGTCTGATTTGTCCGTGCATCCTGTGGCATACTACTTCGAAGAGGATGTTTTGATGCGTAAGTGGTCTCCACGTCATGCAAAGAGTGACTGGAGTACTGTTTTTCAAGTAATTGTTCCGAAGCCTTACAGACAACATGTACTGAGTGTAGCTCATGATCACGAACTTTCAGGTCATCTGGGCATTCGCAAAACTTATGATCAGTtgttaaaacatttcttttggCCTTCCATGAAGTCGGATGTAGCTAAATTTTGTAAATCTTGTCATGCATGCCAAATTGCTGGTAAACCAAATCAAATACTTCCTCCTGCTCCGTTGAAGCCTATACCTGTATTAGGAGAACCATTTGAACGAATCCTGATTGACTGTGTGGGGCCATTACCTAAAACAAAGTCTGGAAATTCTTATCTCTTAACGTTAATGTGTGCATCCACCAGATTTCCTGAAGCCATACCATTGCGTTCTATTAAAGCTCGTACCATTGTCAAAGCAGTGGTTAAGTTTTGTACTACTTTTGGAATGCAAGTACATTCAATCTGACCAAGGTACTAATTTTATGTCTAACGTGTTCGCAAAGGTAATGAAACAGTTAGCTATCAAACATCAAGTATCCAGTGCGTACCACCCTCAATCGCAAGGCGCCATCGAACGCTTCCATCAAACTTTAAAGTCAATGCTCAGGACCTTTTGTGTGGAATATGAGAAGGAATGGGATGAGCACATTCCACTCTTGTTATTCGCAGTTCGAAATACTACCCAAGCTTCTCTTGGATTCAGTTCTTCCGAGTTAGTTTTGGACACACAGTTCGTGGTCCGTTGAAAATTCTGCAAGAACAAATTCTGTCATCCACTCGTATGTCGCCAACTACCAGTGTTTTAGATTATGTCAGTTTATTTCGTGAACGCTTGCATTCAGTGTGGAGGTTGGCAAAAGCTCACTCAGTTCAGtacaaaatcaaatgaaaacccGCTACGATAAAAACCGTCACCCGATCATTTCAGGCAGGAGATAAGGTTCTCGTTTTAATTCCAACGCCAGGTTCGCGCCCAAGCAAAATTCGCTGGTCCTTATGGGATAAAAGAGAAACTTGGAGATACGGATTATATAGTTGAAACCCCCGATCGTAGGAGAAAATCACGCGTCTGTCACATTAATATGCTTAAGGCATATGTGTCAcgttctgattctgatgttCGCAAATCTGTCGCTACTGTTGCACCAGTTACTGTGTCACTGTCAGAATACGCACCGAGagtgatgatttgagaatgaATAGTGCATCATTTTTATCGGCTCGTTTGCCAAATTCTGAAACCTTGTCGAATTTGTCAGAAAAATTGTTACACTTGTCTGTATCAGCTCAGGTTGATATTTTAAATCTTGTTGAGAAATATCCAACTTTGTTTAATGATTTTCCTTCGGTTACCCATGTGATAAACCACGACATAGATGTCGGATCACATGCCCCAGTTAAGCAGAATGCTTATCGTGTAAACCCACGCAAAAGACAGTTAATGAAGCAAGAAACGCAGTACTTGTTAGAGCACAATTTAGCCGTTCCTAGTGTTAGTCCATGGTGTTCCCCATGTCTACTCGTCCCTAAACCAGATGGGTCCTCCAGATTCTGTACCGATTATCGTAAGGTTAACGCTTTAACAAAAGCTGATTCTTTTCCACTTCCTCGTATGGAAGATTGTGTCGATCGAGTAGGTAATGCTAAGTTCGTAACTAAATTAGATCTACTAAAAGGATATTG from the Onychostoma macrolepis isolate SWU-2019 chromosome 09, ASM1243209v1, whole genome shotgun sequence genome contains:
- the LOC131547358 gene encoding uncharacterized protein LOC131547358, producing the protein MADNYDATFDNLVFDEDLEHILEEIFDEAQLTVCEDDNGLNGGHNDDNNLVIITAEDVQRGVAEGPELRNEPANVTTPAPSHTECSDEQLHTPTVRANARTDVIEPPTQRIYGCGQAVKRVRLPEQETNDSPSARRLRTSENNEQAHDQRGLTAWSDSLVHAWDQVSFTDTESEEEEEEEEEEEVEEVAELLHEIPRELFSDRDLNRRLDREALNRVNRYFERLFDLAGQPLTYRQVEEIAANAQGDVISILRNVISCQQQHTEALRHAAEFWRNCHEELYNEFTQFRQSMIGVPEEIRENRTEQRLAVNALSLMSERLNLLQRMLVDLHERMISRR